From one Enterococcus sp. DIV2402 genomic stretch:
- a CDS encoding formylglycine-generating enzyme family protein has translation MKLIAGGEYKIGTNRPDGFLQDREGPQILVQVTDFWIDETTVTNEEFAKFVTETGYVTDSERFGWSSVFAYFVSEKDKQRSIAQNPNWFAVRGANWRHPEGPEATLANRLDHPVVHVSRNDTLAYCQWANKRLPTEVEWEIAAKGGTTFERYPWGAEFLANNQHHCNIWQGKFPHENTQADGFLATAPVQSFEPNGYGLYQMIGNVWEWCVNPQRIALTEFQTKTGAEFWQKYQQVDDAAYGIRGGSFLCYASYCKRYRIAARNGNTGMSASNNMGFRCVRDVNLEL, from the coding sequence ATGAAGCTGATTGCTGGTGGTGAATACAAGATTGGAACGAATCGTCCCGATGGTTTTTTACAAGATCGCGAAGGTCCGCAAATACTTGTACAAGTGACGGACTTTTGGATAGATGAAACAACCGTCACGAATGAAGAGTTTGCAAAATTTGTGACAGAAACAGGCTACGTAACGGATTCCGAACGTTTTGGTTGGTCGTCAGTTTTTGCTTATTTTGTTTCCGAGAAAGATAAGCAGCGTTCGATTGCTCAAAATCCCAATTGGTTTGCCGTCCGTGGGGCAAATTGGCGGCATCCAGAAGGTCCAGAAGCTACTTTAGCCAACCGTCTCGATCACCCTGTTGTTCATGTGTCACGTAATGATACATTGGCTTATTGTCAATGGGCGAATAAACGCTTGCCAACAGAAGTAGAGTGGGAGATTGCAGCGAAAGGCGGTACGACTTTTGAACGCTATCCGTGGGGCGCAGAGTTTTTAGCCAACAATCAGCATCATTGCAATATTTGGCAAGGAAAATTTCCTCATGAAAATACCCAAGCAGATGGCTTCTTAGCAACAGCTCCAGTTCAAAGCTTTGAACCAAATGGCTATGGACTTTATCAAATGATTGGTAACGTGTGGGAATGGTGTGTCAATCCTCAAAGAATAGCATTGACAGAATTTCAAACGAAAACTGGTGCAGAGTTTTGGCAAAAGTATCAGCAAGTAGACGATGCAGCGTACGGGATTCGTGGAGGATCATTTTTATGTTATGCTTCTTATTGTAAAAGATACCGAATTGCTGCTAGAAATGGCAATACCGGCATGTCGGCCAGTAATAATATGGGATTTCGTTGTGTACGGGATGTAAACCTCGAACTGTGA
- a CDS encoding MerR family transcriptional regulator: MKSSLLKQLLDSDHLLVGISELSDMSGTSPRQLRYWEEKGWITSVADKNHAARRYRLPTVVKVELIKYYLDEGFTLKKAVEKADERIKKVHHIRKVLSQSLRDIEIIDDRFTVFSINHFEPEQERLVILHDGNDDTLHYRLFSADQTVNYEQLCNELH, from the coding sequence ATGAAATCTTCTCTGCTAAAACAATTATTAGATAGTGATCATTTATTGGTAGGTATTAGTGAATTAAGCGACATGAGTGGCACGTCACCCAGACAACTACGCTATTGGGAAGAAAAAGGCTGGATTACTTCAGTTGCTGACAAAAATCACGCGGCCCGTCGTTACCGATTACCAACTGTCGTAAAAGTCGAGCTAATTAAATATTATTTAGACGAAGGTTTTACATTGAAAAAAGCAGTAGAAAAAGCAGATGAACGCATCAAAAAAGTGCATCATATCCGGAAAGTATTGTCTCAATCATTACGTGACATCGAAATTATTGATGACCGCTTTACAGTCTTTTCAATTAATCATTTTGAACCTGAACAAGAGCGTTTAGTTATTTTACATGATGGAAATGACGATACGTTACACTATCGTTTATTCTCCGCAGATCAAACCGTCAATTATGAACAATTGTGTAACGAATTGCATTAA
- a CDS encoding MDR family MFS transporter: MSNKQPLDIYGKPYNRTLLVAILLIGTFCTVLNQTLLTTAFPALMKAFDITASDVQWLTTGFLLVNGIMIPISAWLINKFSSRSLYLFAMSVFLLGTLTCFMAPNFSILLVGRLIQACGVGLSMPLLQNIMLSIFPPEKRGAAMGMSGVVIGLAPALGPTLSGWIIDHYSWRELFGMILPIAVIVLILAFFLMRSVIPLSNPSIDIFSALLSSVGFGALLYGFSSVGNKGWDSVEVLGYISLGVVVIGLFVWRQLRLPQPFLELRVFKSPIFTIAAILSGVTNMAMIGAEMVVPLYIQNIHGETAFHSGLMLLPGALVMGVMMPVTGAIFDKYGARRLAIVGMIILTAATAPFAFLTAETPIMYIMVLYAIRMFGISMVMMPVTTSGMNALPMNLISHGTAVNNTFRQVASSIGTAILISVLTNVTTANLPDEAMLDKTPLAYKEQAVNATLSGYHSAFMVAIIFGLIGVVVAFFIKDNKKTIEIEPKEVNA; this comes from the coding sequence ATGAGCAACAAACAACCTTTAGATATCTATGGAAAACCTTATAACCGTACGTTATTAGTGGCAATTTTATTAATTGGTACTTTTTGTACGGTATTGAACCAAACATTGTTAACAACTGCCTTTCCAGCATTAATGAAGGCATTTGATATTACAGCATCCGATGTTCAATGGTTAACAACTGGCTTTTTATTAGTAAATGGAATTATGATTCCGATTAGTGCATGGTTAATCAATAAATTTAGCTCACGAAGCTTGTATTTATTTGCAATGTCTGTCTTTTTATTAGGAACATTGACATGTTTTATGGCACCAAATTTTTCGATATTATTAGTTGGTCGTTTGATCCAAGCTTGTGGTGTCGGGCTTTCAATGCCTTTGCTACAAAATATTATGTTATCTATTTTTCCACCAGAAAAACGTGGAGCGGCAATGGGAATGTCTGGTGTCGTTATTGGTTTAGCACCAGCTTTAGGACCAACATTATCAGGTTGGATTATTGACCATTATTCTTGGCGTGAATTATTTGGCATGATTCTGCCGATTGCCGTAATTGTCTTAATCTTGGCGTTTTTCTTAATGCGTAGTGTGATTCCGTTGTCCAATCCAAGCATTGATATTTTCTCTGCGTTGCTATCAAGTGTTGGTTTTGGTGCCTTACTTTACGGTTTTTCAAGCGTCGGAAACAAAGGCTGGGATAGTGTAGAAGTCTTAGGGTATATTAGTTTGGGTGTTGTCGTAATTGGACTCTTTGTTTGGAGACAATTACGTTTACCACAACCATTCTTAGAATTACGCGTATTTAAATCACCTATTTTTACCATTGCTGCGATTTTATCAGGTGTCACTAATATGGCGATGATTGGTGCAGAAATGGTTGTGCCATTATATATTCAAAATATTCATGGGGAGACTGCCTTCCATTCTGGTTTAATGTTATTACCAGGTGCTTTAGTGATGGGGGTTATGATGCCTGTAACTGGTGCTATCTTTGATAAATATGGTGCTCGTCGTCTAGCAATTGTTGGGATGATTATTCTAACTGCTGCTACAGCGCCATTTGCCTTTTTAACAGCAGAGACACCAATTATGTATATCATGGTATTATATGCGATTCGAATGTTTGGGATTTCAATGGTAATGATGCCAGTTACTACTTCTGGAATGAATGCTTTACCAATGAATTTAATTAGTCATGGTACAGCTGTCAATAATACGTTCCGTCAAGTTGCTAGCTCGATTGGAACAGCTATTTTAATTAGTGTGTTAACCAATGTAACGACTGCAAACTTACCTGATGAAGCGATGTTGGATAAAACACCACTTGCCTATA